From the genome of Desulfobaculum xiamenense:
TTCTTCTCAAGACGACCCCGTGGCTCGGCGCGTACACGCAGTAACAACCAATCTCCCCAAAGGAGCACACCGTGGCCGACGAACAACTCGAAGCCCCGAAAAGCGAAAAGAAAAAGGGCGGCATGCTCAAGTGGATCATCATCCTCGTGGTCCTTCTGGGCCTCGTGGCCGCTGGCTTCTTCGCATGGCCCATCATCAAGAACCAGCTCCTCGGTGGTGAGGCCCCGGCCAATGCCACGCAGGAGACCGAGGCGCAGCCCATGGCCCCCGCCGCCCAGCCCGGCGAGACGGAACTCGTGACGCTGCCGACCTTCGTGGTCAACCTCGCGGACCCGCTGGGCAGGCGTTACCTGAAGCTCACCCTGTCCGTGGAGGTCGCCAACAAGGAATCCGCCGAAGTCCTCGGCAAGTCCGAAGCCAAGGTCCGCGACGCCATCATCCTGCTCCTGTCCAGCAAGACCTTCTCCGAGCTTTCGAGCATCGACGCGAAGCTGGAGCTGAAGGACGAAATCGTGAAGCGCCTGAACCAGATCATGGGCGGCTCGTCCATCCTGCGCGTGTACTTCACGGAAATGGTGGTCCAATAGCTGCAAGGCGACCTGGCAGGCAATCTCTCATCCGCACAAGGGGATAGGCATGGAAAAGGAACTCGATCAGGATCAACTGGCTGCCGAATGGGCCGCAGCGCTTGAGGACGACGGCTCGTCAAAGCCCGCAGGCGGCGGAGATTCCGGCGTCGACGACGATGCGCTGGCCGCCGAATGGGCCGCAGCGCTGGCCGAGGACGAGGCGGCGGGCATGCAGCAGGAGCAGGCCCAGCGCCAGCTCTCCGCTCAAAGCTCTGACGCGGTGTTCAAGGATTTGACGGACGAGGCCAAGGCTCCGCGCCCGGACCGCACCAAGCGAGACCTCGACTTCATCCTCGACATCCCGCTGGACGTCTCGGCGGAACTGGGCCGCACCAAGTTGCTCATCAACGAACTTCTCCAGCTCGGCCAGGGTTCGGTCATCGAACTGAACAAGCTGGCTGGCGAGCCGCTGGAAATCTACGTCAACGGCAAGCTGGTAGCGCGCGGCGAGGCCGTGGTCATCAACGAGAAATTCGGCGTGCGCCTCACCGACATCATAAGCCCCATCGAGCGGGTCAAGCAGCTCGGCTAGCGCCATGACACGCACTTCCGGCACATCCCCCATCGCGGCCTGCGCGCTACTCGTCGCCGTTCTCGCCCCTGTGGCGGCTCTGGCGGCGGGCGAGAGCGCGGCCGCCGTGCCCGTTCCCGGCACCGACCTCGGCGCGGCGTCGCTTCGCGCCGTGGGCGGGCTTCTGCTCGTGCTGTCCATTCTGCTCGGGGGCTTCTGGCTCCTCAAGCGGTTCGGCGCGCGGGCGGGCTTCGGCATGCAGGCCCGGGGTCTGCTCAAGGTCGAAGGACAACTGCCCATCGGACCCAAGAAAAACATCGTCGTGGTCCGGTTCTTGAATAAGCATCTGGTGCTCGGGGTCACCGACTCCAGCATCAATCTGCTAACCGAAACGGAAATCGGCGATGACGACACTCAGCCAGACTTCTCGCAGACTCTCGACAAGGCGCAAGGCGA
Proteins encoded in this window:
- a CDS encoding flagellar basal body-associated FliL family protein, whose product is MADEQLEAPKSEKKKGGMLKWIIILVVLLGLVAAGFFAWPIIKNQLLGGEAPANATQETEAQPMAPAAQPGETELVTLPTFVVNLADPLGRRYLKLTLSVEVANKESAEVLGKSEAKVRDAIILLLSSKTFSELSSIDAKLELKDEIVKRLNQIMGGSSILRVYFTEMVVQ
- the fliN gene encoding flagellar motor switch protein FliN translates to MEKELDQDQLAAEWAAALEDDGSSKPAGGGDSGVDDDALAAEWAAALAEDEAAGMQQEQAQRQLSAQSSDAVFKDLTDEAKAPRPDRTKRDLDFILDIPLDVSAELGRTKLLINELLQLGQGSVIELNKLAGEPLEIYVNGKLVARGEAVVINEKFGVRLTDIISPIERVKQLG
- the fliO gene encoding flagellar biosynthetic protein FliO translates to MTRTSGTSPIAACALLVAVLAPVAALAAGESAAAVPVPGTDLGAASLRAVGGLLLVLSILLGGFWLLKRFGARAGFGMQARGLLKVEGQLPIGPKKNIVVVRFLNKHLVLGVTDSSINLLTETEIGDDDTQPDFSQTLDKAQGDPR